The proteins below come from a single bacterium genomic window:
- a CDS encoding MBL fold metallo-hydrolase, translated as MAEELKIHFFDVGEGDAALLSFDDRHYLIDTGNAKSIYSLAGKLDKITDQLAGIIITHLHQDHLGGFFYLYEKFNRPFVFDNGAAIPGIEEPYRWYAELARKTNPRNYRALTRGDKINLGAINLEVLVPTLERFPGDDWNENSLVIRLQYGKFCALLMGDALIATEKFLLEHEASLKCDLVKLGHHGSKYTGDQDFITAVSPQYAVLSVNQDNVREYPSSEVLERWKLSGSKLLRTDLNGDIVFTVAKTGAIQQQSASGK; from the coding sequence ATGGCTGAAGAATTAAAAATTCATTTTTTTGATGTTGGTGAGGGAGATGCTGCATTACTGAGTTTCGACGATCGACACTACTTAATCGATACTGGAAACGCTAAATCAATTTATAGTTTAGCTGGTAAACTGGACAAAATTACGGATCAACTGGCTGGTATAATAATCACACATCTACACCAGGACCATCTTGGCGGCTTTTTCTATCTCTATGAAAAATTTAATCGACCATTTGTTTTTGATAATGGCGCGGCGATTCCTGGGATTGAAGAGCCTTATCGTTGGTATGCAGAACTCGCCCGCAAAACTAATCCGCGGAATTACCGCGCGTTAACGCGCGGCGATAAAATCAACCTAGGTGCTATTAATCTTGAAGTTTTAGTTCCGACACTTGAGCGTTTTCCTGGAGATGATTGGAATGAGAATTCACTTGTAATTAGACTCCAGTATGGGAAATTTTGCGCTTTACTGATGGGGGATGCATTAATTGCTACTGAAAAATTCCTGCTTGAGCATGAAGCTAGCTTAAAATGCGATTTAGTTAAGCTTGGACATCACGGGTCGAAGTATACCGGCGATCAGGACTTTATTACTGCTGTGAGCCCTCAATATGCTGTGCTTAGTGTTAATCAAGATAACGTGCGTGAGTATCCAAGTAGTGAGGTCTTAGAGCGCTGGAAATTATCTGGGTCGAAACTCTTACGTACAGATCTTAATGGTGATATCGTTTTCACGGTTGCAAAAACTGGAGCGATTCAGCAGCAAAGCGCATCCGGAAAATAA
- a CDS encoding Gfo/Idh/MocA family oxidoreductase, with amino-acid sequence MRQIISPIRLGILGSGQHAQRVILPVLTELANKFAISAISASSNEKHQLLSEKLPATKIFDSYSGLLNSGLVDAIYIALPNHLHAEWTTKALSLKLDVLCEKPGVITANEAVSTAAAANLQHCYIRDAFMYKFHPQHQFIQSQIKLHQLGEIKALTASFSYYLDDPMNIRLKADCAGGALNDVGCYLIDLLHMYDLKPTSLESSLRIGSTGVDLAGQAKISCLNGATAILNFGCQTEKSNTYTITCAAGSITCHQAFHIPRNKQARISIRSNTEQLVKFCPPANHYRLMFEDFYCTITERTASFVEPRRILRAELLEQIRNSSYGA; translated from the coding sequence GTGCGACAAATAATTTCTCCAATTCGACTCGGAATTCTCGGCTCAGGACAACATGCACAGCGAGTAATTTTACCTGTGTTAACTGAACTAGCAAACAAATTCGCTATTTCAGCGATTAGCGCTAGCTCAAATGAAAAACATCAACTCCTATCCGAGAAACTTCCAGCTACTAAAATATTTGATTCCTATTCTGGTTTACTCAATTCAGGTCTAGTTGATGCTATTTATATTGCACTTCCTAATCACCTCCATGCTGAGTGGACAACTAAAGCTCTCAGCTTAAAACTGGACGTTCTCTGTGAAAAACCCGGGGTAATTACCGCGAATGAAGCAGTTTCAACTGCAGCCGCAGCAAATCTGCAGCACTGCTATATCCGCGATGCTTTTATGTATAAATTCCACCCGCAACACCAGTTTATTCAGAGCCAAATTAAACTTCATCAACTCGGTGAAATAAAAGCCCTCACAGCAAGTTTTAGCTACTATTTAGATGACCCAATGAATATTCGTTTAAAGGCCGACTGCGCAGGAGGAGCTTTAAATGATGTTGGATGTTATCTGATCGACTTACTCCACATGTATGACCTAAAGCCAACTAGCCTTGAGTCTTCGCTGCGCATTGGGTCAACAGGGGTAGACCTAGCAGGCCAAGCAAAAATCTCTTGCCTTAATGGGGCAACTGCAATTCTTAACTTTGGTTGTCAAACTGAAAAGTCTAACACCTACACCATTACTTGTGCGGCTGGATCGATTACTTGCCACCAAGCCTTTCATATTCCACGTAACAAGCAAGCGCGAATTTCCATTCGCAGCAACACAGAGCAACTCGTCAAGTTCTGTCCGCCGGCAAATCACTATCGATTAATGTTTGAAGATTTTTACTGCACGATTACCGAGCGAACAGCAAGTTTCGTAGAGCCACGCAGGATCTTACGAGCCGAGCTTCTGGAGCAAATTCGGAATTCCTCCTACGGAGCTTAG
- a CDS encoding FliA/WhiG family RNA polymerase sigma factor yields MSRSKAATKSKQKIQEELEREELIQAYLPLVKRVVHRLAGRLSADVDINEMINSGIIGLVDALEKYDPRHETNFATYAQFRIRGAILDSFRTQDWAPRSLRHKANKLEQAYLKIEQELGRPADDDEVAQLLGLEIDELQRMLSEVSGVLMLSFDELGFGHGEERFNADEYLPSANPDPLSNLLESERIEIISRALDRLPEKERLVITLYFYEELNLKEIGEIIGVTESRASQVRSRALLRLKGYLKRSLATIAA; encoded by the coding sequence GTGTCAAGGTCAAAAGCTGCTACAAAAAGTAAACAAAAGATTCAAGAAGAACTCGAGCGCGAGGAGCTAATTCAAGCTTATTTGCCTCTAGTTAAACGGGTCGTTCATCGCTTAGCTGGACGCCTTTCAGCTGATGTTGACATCAATGAAATGATCAACTCCGGGATTATCGGATTAGTTGATGCGCTTGAAAAATATGACCCTCGCCATGAAACAAATTTTGCAACTTATGCGCAATTCCGCATCCGCGGAGCCATTTTAGATAGTTTCCGTACACAGGACTGGGCCCCACGTTCGCTCAGACATAAAGCCAATAAACTCGAGCAAGCGTATTTAAAAATCGAACAAGAGCTTGGCCGCCCTGCAGATGACGATGAAGTTGCCCAGCTATTAGGCCTAGAAATCGACGAGCTCCAGCGGATGCTTTCTGAAGTGAGCGGCGTACTTATGCTCAGTTTTGATGAACTTGGGTTCGGACACGGCGAAGAACGCTTTAATGCAGATGAATATTTACCAAGCGCTAACCCTGACCCGCTTTCAAATTTACTCGAGTCTGAGCGAATTGAAATTATCTCCCGAGCACTCGACCGTTTACCCGAAAAAGAACGCCTGGTAATTACGTTATACTTCTACGAAGAGCTGAATCTAAAAGAAATTGGTGAGATTATTGGCGTAACTGAGTCACGTGCTTCGCAAGTCCGCTCACGCGCCTTACTTAGACTGAAAGGCTACTTGAAACGTTCACTCGCTACAATCGCCGCTTAG
- the fabD gene encoding ACP S-malonyltransferase — protein sequence MAFAALFPGQGSQSVGMGKAFFDASDEAKKIFSRADEALGFSISKLCFEGPIDELTLTQNAQPAILLVSYLAFKLAGLNPVAAAGHSLGEYSALAAAGSLELEDALVLVNKRGKYMQAAVPAGAGKMIAVMGPTEEQIRQVLANVSAGVAEIANLNSPGQTVVSGDVTGVEQGGKLLKEAGAKIIPLNVSAPFHCSLMRAAADQLSPDLDTVAFKDPLFPIYANVTGKAVRSAADARKLLKDQVCASVRWVDCMQGLFSETGTNKAIEFGSGDVLAKLLKRINTNIASYNVDKPDQLQGLAQFLNA from the coding sequence ATGGCTTTTGCAGCACTTTTCCCCGGACAGGGATCTCAAAGCGTCGGTATGGGTAAAGCGTTTTTCGACGCTTCAGACGAGGCTAAGAAAATTTTTTCCCGTGCAGATGAGGCTCTGGGTTTTTCTATTTCCAAGCTTTGCTTCGAGGGGCCAATCGACGAACTAACGCTCACGCAGAATGCACAGCCTGCGATTTTACTTGTCAGTTATCTTGCATTTAAACTTGCCGGTCTAAACCCGGTTGCTGCAGCAGGGCACAGTCTTGGTGAATACTCAGCACTTGCCGCCGCTGGCAGCCTCGAACTTGAAGATGCCCTAGTATTAGTGAATAAGCGTGGCAAATATATGCAAGCGGCAGTGCCCGCTGGCGCAGGTAAAATGATTGCTGTAATGGGGCCGACTGAGGAGCAGATCCGTCAAGTTCTGGCCAATGTTAGTGCTGGAGTGGCTGAAATTGCGAATTTAAACTCACCTGGACAGACAGTCGTGTCTGGCGACGTGACTGGGGTTGAACAAGGTGGAAAACTACTTAAGGAAGCCGGTGCAAAAATTATTCCGCTAAATGTCAGCGCACCGTTTCATTGCTCACTAATGCGGGCTGCAGCTGATCAGCTCAGTCCTGACCTTGATACGGTAGCATTTAAAGACCCGCTTTTCCCGATTTACGCTAATGTCACGGGTAAAGCTGTGAGGTCAGCCGCTGATGCACGAAAACTTTTAAAAGATCAGGTTTGTGCCTCTGTGCGTTGGGTCGACTGCATGCAAGGACTATTCTCAGAAACAGGCACGAACAAGGCAATTGAATTTGGTTCGGGAGATGTGCTCGCGAAGCTTCTCAAGCGCATTAATACTAATATCGCTAGTTACAATGTAGATAAGCCAGACCAACTTCAGGGCTTAGCTCAGTTTCTAAACGCATAA
- a CDS encoding protoheme IX farnesyltransferase, whose protein sequence is MSQFSPSQTATNVISGRSHAQANRAHTLFTEVAVKDLVALTKPGIIVLLLISTLCPMVLAAKGQVGLSLMGLVLLGGALMSASASTLNCIWDRDIDAIMRRTKNRPLPAGRISPEFALCYAILLAGVGFFILHYYVNPLAAALSLFGHLFYVLAYTIFLKRLTPQNIVIGGAAGAIPPLVGWAAVTGEVNFTACILFLVIFLWTPPHFWALALNKSADYEKAGVPMLPNVQGKVATKWQMFLYALSLIPVSVLLFLSDQTLGLTSLIGLVLLSSLFAFRTWRLIGIDHQLFPEKHDKEAWSVFGFSMIYLALFFILIVIDSTLI, encoded by the coding sequence ATGAGTCAGTTTAGTCCATCACAAACAGCAACAAATGTTATTTCAGGTCGCAGCCATGCGCAGGCTAATCGTGCTCATACCTTATTCACTGAGGTAGCAGTTAAGGATCTAGTTGCTTTGACAAAGCCTGGAATTATTGTGCTGCTTTTGATCTCAACACTTTGCCCGATGGTTTTAGCCGCAAAGGGGCAAGTTGGACTCTCCTTGATGGGCCTGGTGCTTCTCGGCGGCGCATTGATGTCAGCATCTGCCAGCACTCTAAATTGTATTTGGGATCGCGATATTGACGCAATTATGCGGCGCACCAAAAATCGCCCACTACCGGCGGGAAGAATTAGTCCGGAATTTGCGCTGTGCTATGCAATTTTACTTGCCGGTGTAGGGTTCTTTATTTTGCATTACTACGTTAATCCACTTGCTGCTGCCTTGTCGTTATTTGGCCATTTGTTTTATGTGCTGGCCTATACAATTTTTTTGAAGCGTTTGACCCCACAAAATATCGTGATCGGCGGCGCTGCTGGTGCGATCCCACCGCTGGTTGGTTGGGCGGCTGTTACAGGTGAAGTTAATTTTACGGCCTGTATTTTATTTTTAGTAATTTTCTTATGGACTCCACCACATTTTTGGGCCTTAGCCCTCAATAAAAGTGCAGATTATGAAAAAGCAGGAGTCCCCATGCTGCCAAACGTACAGGGCAAAGTTGCCACTAAGTGGCAAATGTTTCTCTATGCACTCTCTTTAATACCCGTCAGTGTTTTACTATTTCTAAGTGATCAAACACTGGGACTTACCTCACTTATCGGATTAGTTTTACTTTCCAGTTTATTTGCCTTTCGCACCTGGAGACTGATTGGGATTGATCATCAGCTATTTCCTGAAAAGCATGACAAAGAAGCTTGGTCAGTTTTCGGATTCTCGATGATCTACCTGGCGTTATTTTTTATTTTAATTGTTATTGATTCAACTCTAATTTAA
- a CDS encoding ParA family protein codes for MSVISFTSLKGGVGKTSLSVNVAHAFACRGCRTLLIDCDPAAHATRLFTKHDAARTNSAALAKLFLNREILTEESDEERLSLFDQLLDLDGLCENVRPSLDLIVGGSELRHLIWGVGAKAFAKLFPQLIHNLYDEYDQIIIDTPPDFNVITRNAIAAADLAVVPVDASEMAIWSLEELVENARHIQRPRWAIVRTMVNRSASRVRALGAERMTANLNLDASQELGSSEQDIATKDSFLSLLRSCEKKNKAADPALKKTIDTRPIYLLHAMIYRTEQQNQLSFLSQTAFDRKQAATLAENYLHVAREIEELITITQKLPDDLLPEIDLGFSQQLAG; via the coding sequence ATGAGCGTAATCAGCTTCACATCTCTCAAGGGTGGAGTAGGTAAGACATCACTTTCAGTTAACGTTGCGCATGCTTTTGCTTGCCGTGGATGTCGCACGTTGTTAATCGATTGCGATCCAGCAGCGCACGCCACTCGACTTTTTACCAAGCACGATGCCGCGCGGACTAATTCTGCGGCGCTAGCCAAACTGTTTTTAAATCGTGAAATTCTGACTGAAGAAAGTGATGAAGAACGTCTGAGTTTGTTCGATCAATTGCTAGATCTCGATGGTTTGTGTGAGAATGTGCGCCCTTCGCTTGATCTGATTGTTGGCGGTTCTGAACTAAGGCACCTAATTTGGGGCGTTGGTGCTAAGGCTTTTGCTAAGCTTTTCCCTCAATTAATTCACAATCTCTATGACGAATATGACCAAATCATTATCGATACACCACCTGATTTTAATGTGATCACACGTAATGCCATTGCTGCAGCCGATTTAGCAGTCGTTCCTGTTGATGCTAGCGAAATGGCGATTTGGAGTTTGGAGGAGCTTGTCGAAAATGCCCGACATATTCAAAGGCCACGTTGGGCGATTGTGCGCACGATGGTGAATCGTTCAGCCTCGCGTGTGCGAGCGCTTGGCGCAGAGCGTATGACTGCGAATTTAAATCTTGACGCCTCTCAGGAGTTAGGGAGTTCTGAACAGGACATCGCCACTAAAGACAGTTTCTTGTCACTACTCCGTAGCTGCGAGAAGAAAAATAAAGCCGCAGACCCTGCATTGAAAAAGACAATCGACACTCGGCCAATTTATCTGCTGCATGCCATGATTTATCGCACCGAGCAGCAAAATCAATTAAGCTTTCTTTCGCAAACTGCCTTCGATCGCAAACAGGCTGCAACGCTTGCTGAGAATTATTTACATGTTGCGCGTGAAATTGAAGAGCTAATTACTATCACGCAAAAATTACCCGACGACTTGCTACCAGAAATTGATTTGGGTTTTAGCCAACAGCTCGCTGGATAA
- a CDS encoding response regulator, whose protein sequence is MVQQESSKGQAPKAAERRENQGKILVIDDNESVLIAVREFLQTHNYQVTTVSNPMKSIESLKFERPDLIICDIMMPGVDGRDLHAAIKQNPEWCTIPFVFLTALSSKPDIQKGKALGCDDYLTKPFELDEMLAVIKGKLTLAHARTNGSKVRLDSFRKQVLNSLSHEFKTPLVAVCTGSELLREKITDTQDQQNPENMQQLLDSIQHGAQRLQRLVSDFISLQQIESGAAAVSFSKMRSRIAVESLIEQAIEFTQPNMRTGRVVNFERGPKPHFIHVYSVQMIEALRQLLSNADKFSPLEHPIQIALARNGDKVKMSIHDHGPGMTKEELAYAQEMFTQIDREKREQQGAGLGLAIASYYVDLNQGSIQFERKAANADGQTEFEVTLEFALLPEC, encoded by the coding sequence ATGGTTCAACAAGAGTCGTCTAAAGGGCAAGCGCCCAAAGCTGCGGAACGTCGCGAAAATCAGGGCAAAATCCTGGTGATCGATGATAATGAAAGTGTGCTGATTGCTGTGCGTGAGTTTCTGCAAACACATAATTATCAAGTGACCACAGTTAGCAATCCAATGAAGTCAATTGAAAGCCTCAAGTTCGAGCGTCCAGATTTGATTATCTGCGATATTATGATGCCCGGAGTAGATGGACGCGATTTACATGCAGCGATTAAGCAAAATCCAGAATGGTGCACAATCCCGTTTGTTTTTTTAACGGCACTTTCTTCGAAGCCCGATATCCAAAAAGGTAAAGCATTAGGTTGCGATGACTACTTAACAAAACCCTTTGAGCTCGACGAAATGTTGGCTGTAATTAAGGGCAAGCTTACGCTTGCACATGCGCGTACAAATGGCAGTAAGGTTCGACTTGATAGTTTCCGTAAACAGGTTCTAAACAGCTTATCGCATGAATTTAAAACACCGCTTGTCGCAGTTTGCACTGGCAGTGAATTATTGCGAGAAAAAATTACTGATACCCAAGACCAGCAAAACCCTGAAAACATGCAGCAGCTCTTGGATTCAATCCAGCACGGAGCGCAGCGTCTGCAGCGCTTGGTTTCAGACTTCATCAGCTTGCAACAAATTGAATCTGGCGCGGCAGCAGTTTCGTTCTCTAAAATGCGCTCGCGCATCGCAGTCGAATCACTAATCGAACAAGCGATTGAATTTACTCAGCCCAATATGCGAACTGGACGTGTAGTGAATTTTGAGCGAGGGCCCAAACCGCATTTTATCCACGTCTATTCTGTGCAAATGATTGAAGCCTTGCGCCAACTCCTGAGTAATGCTGATAAGTTTTCTCCACTAGAGCATCCAATTCAAATCGCTCTGGCACGTAACGGCGACAAGGTGAAAATGAGCATTCATGATCATGGTCCAGGCATGACCAAGGAAGAACTTGCTTATGCTCAGGAGATGTTCACGCAGATTGACCGTGAGAAGCGTGAACAGCAAGGCGCTGGTCTGGGGCTTGCAATTGCCAGCTACTATGTAGATTTAAATCAAGGTTCAATCCAGTTTGAACGGAAAGCTGCAAACGCAGACGGACAGACAGAATTCGAGGTGACCCTTGAATTTGCGCTTCTGCCTGAATGTTAG
- a CDS encoding superoxide dismutase — protein sequence MPHELPALDYPYNALEPFIDEQTMKLHHDLHHAAYVKGLNTAEAKLAEAREANDFALVKHWSRELAFHGAGHFLHCIFWKNMVPNGGGKPSGALLTQIEKDFGSFDAFMAQFKAAATAVEASGWAMLVKNHPAQKLEILTAEKHQNLSQWVTEPLLVIDVWEHAYYLKYQNRRAEYVEAFTKVINWKYVEARFGGKCCS from the coding sequence ATGCCACATGAGTTACCAGCACTAGATTACCCATATAATGCACTAGAACCGTTTATCGATGAGCAGACGATGAAGTTGCATCATGACTTACACCACGCTGCATATGTAAAAGGTTTAAATACTGCTGAAGCTAAGCTAGCTGAGGCTCGTGAAGCCAATGACTTTGCGCTGGTTAAGCACTGGTCGAGAGAACTAGCATTCCACGGTGCAGGCCATTTCTTGCACTGTATTTTTTGGAAGAACATGGTGCCTAATGGCGGCGGCAAGCCAAGTGGAGCATTGTTAACACAAATTGAAAAAGACTTCGGAAGCTTTGATGCTTTTATGGCGCAATTTAAAGCTGCCGCTACTGCAGTTGAAGCTTCTGGCTGGGCAATGCTTGTCAAAAATCACCCTGCTCAGAAACTAGAAATTCTTACAGCTGAAAAGCACCAAAATTTATCTCAATGGGTTACTGAGCCACTATTAGTGATTGATGTTTGGGAACATGCCTATTACTTAAAATATCAAAATCGACGTGCTGAGTACGTCGAGGCATTTACTAAAGTAATTAATTGGAAGTACGTCGAAGCACGCTTTGGCGGTAAATGTTGTAGTTAG
- a CDS encoding aminotransferase class I/II-fold pyridoxal phosphate-dependent enzyme → MKFAIRTTQILESPTLAVTAKVQAKISQGLPVIAFTAGQPHLLPPDQMLKALADNANQSKYTPASGVAPLREKVAQRESERNGRKFKKENISVAAGVKPALTCSLMCLVNPGDKVLLVAPFWPSYREIVIACGGIPIVIQTNATDNYRLTTDLLKQAFVEHGGSNLAAIILNSPSNPSGIVYTKDEFLGFADVIRTHAPQISIISDEIYEDILHQGQAHFSLLGLAQDLNVVKVSGWAKGYAAPGWRIGYAVGTEEFITRYDATQSQLMGNPPAPQQYAVMGAFDDHGAFPRELSKIYQGNVQKASELFEKAQIPFIKPQGAFYFSLLLGDYVGAGKKFADDWALADYLLENFNVGGIPLSPFGGPAGLRLSLACDPNLVEEGMNRIIAGLKSLR, encoded by the coding sequence ATGAAATTCGCTATCCGCACAACACAAATTCTCGAATCACCAACATTGGCAGTGACTGCAAAAGTGCAAGCTAAAATCAGTCAAGGACTTCCAGTGATTGCTTTCACTGCGGGGCAACCACATCTCTTACCGCCTGATCAAATGCTTAAGGCACTTGCTGATAATGCTAATCAATCCAAATACACTCCGGCCTCGGGAGTAGCACCACTGCGTGAGAAAGTTGCCCAGCGAGAAAGTGAGCGAAACGGGCGCAAGTTTAAAAAAGAAAATATCTCCGTCGCTGCTGGAGTAAAACCAGCGCTTACTTGCTCGCTGATGTGCCTAGTTAACCCCGGCGACAAGGTGCTTTTAGTTGCGCCATTTTGGCCAAGTTACAGAGAAATCGTGATTGCTTGCGGTGGTATTCCAATTGTTATTCAAACTAATGCTACGGATAACTATCGCCTGACAACAGATCTCCTTAAGCAAGCCTTTGTCGAACATGGCGGGTCAAATCTTGCTGCGATAATTTTAAATTCACCGAGTAATCCAAGTGGCATTGTTTACACCAAGGATGAGTTTTTGGGATTTGCCGATGTAATTCGCACACACGCCCCGCAAATTTCAATCATCAGTGATGAAATTTACGAGGACATTTTACATCAGGGACAAGCGCATTTTTCTCTGTTAGGGCTGGCTCAGGATCTAAACGTTGTCAAAGTTTCCGGCTGGGCCAAGGGCTATGCAGCACCTGGCTGGCGAATCGGCTATGCGGTGGGGACAGAGGAATTTATCACTCGCTATGATGCCACACAAAGTCAATTGATGGGCAATCCTCCAGCGCCACAGCAATATGCCGTGATGGGAGCGTTTGACGACCACGGGGCGTTTCCGCGCGAACTTTCCAAGATTTATCAAGGCAATGTGCAGAAAGCTTCAGAGCTTTTTGAAAAAGCCCAAATCCCTTTTATTAAACCACAAGGGGCGTTTTACTTCTCATTACTGCTTGGAGACTATGTCGGCGCAGGTAAAAAATTTGCTGATGACTGGGCACTAGCTGATTATCTCCTTGAGAATTTTAATGTTGGCGGAATACCGCTTTCACCTTTTGGAGGGCCTGCAGGGCTGCGTTTAAGTCTTGCTTGTGACCCAAATCTAGTGGAAGAGGGAATGAATCGCATCATTGCTGGGCTTAAATCTCTGCGCTGA
- the dcd gene encoding dCTP deaminase yields MMLSDLDIREAIKKGWIAVDPFYDKSIRPAGLTLHLGEKLLRPKPGKVVDIKSDKIPDYDEITISMDKPYELQPSEFVLAHTYEKVTVSTKLGFLIEGRSTLARVGLTIVQTAMLVYPGHTNRCVTLELANHGPNAILLYPKMKIARAALIELKTAASIPYDQTGKYRNQEAVGRPIFEDEFFEE; encoded by the coding sequence ATGATGCTTTCAGATTTAGATATCCGCGAAGCGATTAAAAAAGGTTGGATTGCTGTAGACCCCTTCTACGACAAGTCAATTCGTCCTGCAGGATTAACTCTACACCTCGGGGAAAAGCTACTGCGCCCTAAACCAGGCAAAGTCGTCGATATTAAAAGCGACAAAATCCCAGATTATGATGAAATCACAATCTCCATGGACAAGCCTTACGAACTACAACCCAGCGAATTTGTACTCGCTCATACATACGAGAAAGTGACGGTTTCAACCAAACTTGGATTTTTAATTGAAGGCCGTAGCACACTTGCCCGTGTCGGGCTGACAATTGTCCAAACTGCGATGCTTGTTTATCCCGGGCACACAAACCGCTGCGTCACGCTGGAACTTGCCAATCACGGCCCCAATGCAATTTTACTTTATCCGAAGATGAAAATTGCCCGCGCTGCCTTGATTGAACTTAAAACTGCAGCCTCTATCCCTTATGACCAGACAGGCAAATACCGCAATCAAGAAGCAGTCGGGCGTCCGATTTTTGAAGATGAGTTTTTTGAGGAGTAG
- a CDS encoding pyridoxal phosphate-dependent aminotransferase has translation MNRIMNAAFAAIQPSSTLAIARAAKNMKAEHGPNFADLASGDVADHGPIFTLFRESALTAARVSSSSRYPTQNPELEEAILELHAKVRGGNLGYRDPAIIFFGGGCKGALSAAFKAFASYRDLVVRGSVGWPSHPEIAALEGRAWETIPTESTAGVLTGQQLLDFISGRPRNEGLEEMPLVKILLLETHVNPTGVCHTAEQMQELAEAVRALVKRYPDCVIVIDGVYEAITFGEKPIPHLLAYAPELSERVVLCGSLTKCFALADLRLGYMIGEKPMIDKLKSAYGHLQNGVSFFLQETALSVMLNGVGYPTAAELLGDEEAPPGRSVPGLLGLWAFERVQNIKSALQCTILSMVGDPTGAIYVCLDVSSFIGVEHRGQVSQDATQIAERLMEEALVATMPCGGMGLPNCLRITLLGDQLADVDAGIERMLGWFGVNVAA, from the coding sequence ATGAATAGAATCATGAATGCAGCATTTGCTGCTATCCAACCATCGTCAACGCTTGCCATCGCTCGTGCTGCCAAAAATATGAAAGCAGAGCATGGCCCTAACTTCGCTGATTTGGCCTCAGGTGATGTGGCAGATCATGGACCAATATTTACTTTGTTCAGAGAGTCTGCTCTTACTGCGGCACGAGTATCAAGTTCTTCTCGTTACCCGACGCAAAACCCAGAGCTTGAAGAAGCTATTCTTGAACTCCACGCAAAAGTTCGCGGTGGAAATCTCGGCTACCGAGACCCTGCAATCATCTTCTTTGGAGGAGGGTGCAAGGGAGCACTTTCGGCAGCCTTCAAAGCTTTTGCTAGCTATCGGGACCTGGTTGTTCGGGGGTCTGTCGGCTGGCCTAGCCATCCAGAGATTGCTGCACTCGAAGGCCGTGCATGGGAGACTATCCCAACAGAATCCACCGCAGGTGTCCTGACAGGTCAGCAGTTATTGGATTTCATCTCTGGTCGACCAAGGAACGAAGGTCTCGAGGAAATGCCTCTCGTTAAGATCTTACTTCTTGAAACCCATGTCAATCCAACAGGAGTATGCCACACGGCAGAACAAATGCAGGAGCTGGCCGAGGCAGTCAGGGCACTCGTTAAGAGATACCCAGACTGCGTGATCGTGATTGATGGGGTCTATGAAGCGATTACCTTCGGGGAGAAGCCAATTCCGCACTTACTTGCGTATGCGCCGGAACTTTCCGAAAGGGTGGTTCTGTGCGGCAGCCTGACTAAGTGCTTTGCGCTTGCCGATCTTCGGCTCGGTTATATGATCGGCGAAAAGCCTATGATCGACAAGCTCAAGAGCGCATATGGGCATTTGCAAAACGGCGTTTCATTCTTCCTGCAGGAAACAGCTCTGAGTGTCATGCTAAACGGCGTCGGCTATCCCACCGCCGCAGAGCTCCTCGGAGACGAAGAAGCGCCTCCAGGAAGGTCAGTTCCAGGTCTCCTTGGGCTTTGGGCCTTCGAGCGAGTGCAGAATATCAAGTCTGCGCTTCAGTGCACGATTCTCTCCATGGTTGGTGATCCAACAGGGGCAATCTACGTCTGCTTAGATGTGAGCTCCTTTATCGGAGTTGAACATCGTGGCCAAGTCAGTCAGGATGCGACACAGATCGCCGAGCGACTGATGGAGGAGGCGCTGGTGGCAACGATGCCGTGCGGCGGGATGGGACTTCCTAACTGTCTACGGATAACGCTTCTAGGGGACCAACTCGCTGACGTTGATGCCGGCATCGAGCGTATGCTTGGGTGGTTTGGCGTCAACGTAGCTGCCTAG